In Armatimonadota bacterium, a single genomic region encodes these proteins:
- the idi gene encoding isopentenyl-diphosphate Delta-isomerase, which yields MVDELLQVVNDRGETIGSIGKLAAHQNGGTWHRAISVFLFNAAGQLLIQQRALSKYHFAGKWANSCCSHPWPGESTMSASVRTAERELGIEVELKKLGEFRYSASDPVSGLTEKELDSVFVGRWDAEVPFSEEEVSAIRWVSLADLRSELATRPEDFAPWLGLILDGFEELSR from the coding sequence ATGGTCGATGAGCTTCTGCAGGTCGTGAACGACCGAGGCGAGACGATTGGCTCCATTGGTAAGCTCGCTGCTCATCAAAACGGTGGGACTTGGCACCGGGCGATTTCTGTGTTTCTGTTCAACGCAGCGGGCCAACTGTTGATTCAGCAACGCGCGCTTTCGAAGTACCACTTTGCCGGAAAGTGGGCGAACAGTTGTTGTTCGCATCCTTGGCCCGGTGAAAGCACAATGTCTGCGTCGGTCAGGACTGCAGAGCGTGAACTCGGAATCGAAGTCGAACTGAAAAAACTCGGGGAGTTTCGCTACTCCGCTTCCGATCCGGTTTCCGGATTGACCGAGAAGGAGCTGGACAGCGTCTTCGTTGGCCGCTGGGATGCGGAAGTACCGTTTTCAGAAGAGGAAGTTTCTGCGATCCGCTGGGTCTCTCTGGCCGATCTGCGGTCAGAGCTCGCCACTCGGCCCGAGGATTTTGCTCCCTGGCTCGGGTTGATCTTGGATGGGTTTGAAGAGCTTAGTCGTTAG
- a CDS encoding phytoene/squalene synthase family protein, which produces MSYASRNDIELCRRVHKKFGTTYYYATLRFPAKIRRRVHAIYGFVRIADEWVDNPGGLTLEQQRANLEDWRNQMVRGLAGERPEHWAMRAFCDAVAECGIPVEEAHCFIDAMIQDIDQAEYERYEDLRGYMRGSACAIGVMMCYAMDAPTDEDTMLRAKALGEAMQLTNFLRDVGEDLRDRKRVYLPREDMERFGVSRADLERGVVTPEIEALMKFEIDRARELYRFSDTGTYRLPRRMRKAVLVARILYSEILGRIEANRYNVFTKRARTSKRQKLFCAARVVADDERVLIHLVAHGR; this is translated from the coding sequence ATGAGTTACGCAAGCCGCAATGATATCGAGCTGTGCAGAAGGGTCCACAAGAAGTTTGGGACGACATATTACTACGCCACTTTGCGGTTCCCAGCTAAGATCAGACGACGAGTTCATGCGATCTATGGCTTTGTACGCATCGCCGACGAGTGGGTAGATAACCCCGGCGGACTTACGTTAGAGCAACAGCGCGCAAATCTTGAGGATTGGCGTAATCAAATGGTTCGTGGTTTGGCTGGTGAGCGTCCGGAACATTGGGCGATGAGAGCCTTTTGCGACGCAGTTGCCGAATGTGGGATTCCCGTCGAAGAGGCGCACTGCTTCATCGACGCCATGATCCAAGACATTGATCAGGCTGAGTACGAAAGGTACGAAGACTTGCGAGGCTACATGCGGGGTTCCGCGTGTGCGATTGGGGTGATGATGTGCTACGCAATGGACGCTCCAACAGACGAAGACACAATGCTTCGAGCGAAAGCACTGGGTGAAGCGATGCAGCTTACAAACTTCCTCCGCGATGTAGGAGAAGACCTTCGTGATCGGAAACGGGTGTACCTGCCGCGCGAGGACATGGAACGGTTCGGTGTCTCACGAGCAGATCTCGAACGAGGGGTTGTGACGCCAGAGATCGAAGCTCTCATGAAATTTGAGATTGATCGCGCCCGCGAGCTCTACCGATTCTCCGATACTGGCACTTACCGCTTACCGCGGAGGATGCGAAAGGCCGTCCTCGTTGCTCGAATCCTGTACTCCGAAATTTTGGGGCGCATTGAGGCTAATCGTTACAACGTGTTCACCAAACGGGCTCGGACGTCAAAGCGGCAGAAACTCTTCTGCGCCGCCAGGGTGGTTGCCGACGATGAGCGTGTGCTGATCCATTTGGTGGCGCATGGTCGATGA